CCGAAGGACGCCGGGCGGGGATTGCATCGCGCTCCAGGCGGGGACGCCGATCGCGGCGGTCAGCGCCGTGGACGCAACCAGAAGTGTCAGGGTCTTCTTCATGGCAGGGTCTCCTTGTCATCTGCTGAGGACAATCTGGAGACACGACCTGAGGGCTTCCTGACGCGTCGGCGATTCCCGCTTCAGCTTGCCGTCAGGAAGAGAGCGGCTTCGGACGAAAAAGGCCCCGCCCGTGAGGGCGAGGCCAGGCGGGACCGAAGGGACGGTCGGCCTTGGGGTTAGGTGCCGTCAGGCGATGTCGCCGGGACCGGCGCCGCGCTTGTCGCCCGTCACCATGGCGCGCGCCAGGTTCTCGTGGTGCCTGAAGGAGGCTAGGACGACGCCGCCAACATGCAGCGCGGCAAGCAGCAGCATCAGGTTGGCGAGCGTCTCGTGGACCTCCTTCAGCGGTCCCTCGATCTCGCCCCGCCCGCCGTATTCCCGCTCGTCGCCGTCGTCGTCGGCCCAGGCGAGCGCCACAATTGCGGGCATGGACGGAAGTATCGCCAGACGGGCCTCATCCTCCATGAGCCAGCCGGTGAAAGCCGTCCCGGACAGCGTGACCAGCAGCGCCACGACCATCGCCGCGCCCGCCGGGTTGTGGCCGAGGTGGCGCCGCTCGCGTCCGCGGGTCATGTCCCCGAGATAGGCCAGCGTCTCGCGGGGGCCTTTCAGGAACTGGGCGAAGCGCGCGTAGCGACTGCCGATGAGGCCCCAGACCAGCCGGAAGGCCACAAGTCCGGCGACGGTATAGCCTGCGACCTCGTGGACAGGTTGCAGCTCGTCCGCAGTCAGCCATGCGGTCGCGAAGGCCGCGACCAGACCCCAATGGAAAACCCGGACCAGCGGATCCCAGACACGGACCTTGCTGCTCGGCGCCGTGTTCATCTCTGGCGCCTGGTGTGAGATTGCGTCAGTCATCGTCGCCTGCTTCGCGATCCCGGCGGGGGCGATCGCCGTCGTCCTTGTCCTCGTATTCGAACTCGATCACCTGGAGCGTCGCCGGATGAACGGTCACCTCGATCCGGCGCCCCTCGGCGTCGCGGCCGTCGATTTCGTAGCAGCCGTCGTCGATCTTGATCCGGCGCACCGTCCAGCCGTTCTCCTCGGCCAGCCGGGCGACGGCGTCGCGCGGCTGCCAGTCGGCCATCGGCACGAAGCAGTCGTCGTCCGCCAGCGCGGCACCGGCCGGAAAGACCGCGAGAAAGCCGAGAATTGTCAATGTCTTCTTCATGGGCCAAACTCCTCGCTGCGGCCATCTTGACGAAATTCATGCGCGGCGAAGCTGACGGCAGCCTGAAGGGACGCAGCCACCCGCTTCAGCTTCTTGTCAGCCAGACGGATCATGGAGGGTCATCGGAAGAGGACGGGGACGAGGATGCGCATCCTGCTGATCGAGGACGACACGGTGCTTGGCGCGGCGGTGCGCGACCAGATCACGGCCGATGGGCAGTCGGTCGATTGGGTGATGCGCCTCGATGCGGCCGGCGGCGCTGCGAAATCCACGTCTTACGACCTGATCCTGCTCGACCTGATGCTGCCGGACGGTCGCGGGATCGGGTTCCTCAAAGGCTTGCGCGCGCAGGGCGACGTGACGCCGGTCATCATCCTGACCGCGCTCGACCAGGTGTCGGACCGGATCGAGGGGCTGAACGCGGGCGCCGACGATTATCTCGTGAAGCCCTTCGATCTCGCTGAGTTGTCCGCGCGGATCGGGTCTGTCGCTCGACGCTACAGCGGCAACCCGAACCCCATCGTCACCCACGGGCCGCTGGAAATCGATCTTGCCGCCCGCAGCGTTCACCGCGACGGCAAGCCGGTGCAACTGACCGCAAGGGAATGGGCGCTGTTCGAAGCCTTTCTCGCGCGCCCCGGTCAGCTGCTGTCAAAGGCACAGCTGGAGGAGAAGCTTTACGCCTTCGACGCGGAGGTGGAGAGCAACACCATCGAGGTCCATGTGAGCCGCCTGCGCAAGAAGCTCGGGGCTTCGGTCATCGAGACCGAGCGCGGCATGGGCTACAGGCTCGGCAAATCATGAGATGGCCCGCGAGCCTTCAGGGCCGACTCGGCCTGTCGCTCGGCCTGGCGCTGACGGTGCTGTGGCTGCTCGCTGCGACGGTGACGGCCGTAATCGTCCGGGGCGAGCTGGACGAGGTCTTTGACAGCGCCCTGCAGGAGACAGCGGAACGCATCCTCCCGCTGGCGGTGACCGATATCGTGGGCCGCGAAGATCAGGGCGTGACGCAGCGGCTCGCGCCCATCCGGGAGCACGACGAGTTCTTCACCTACCTCGTGCGCGATGGCGAGGGGCGCATCCTGCTGCAATCTCATGCGGCCGACCCTGCCGTGTTCCCGCCTTGGGACGGACCCGGTTTCCGTCAGACCGCCACCCACCGGTTCTACAGCGATGCAGCGCTTCAGGACACGATCCGGATCACCGTGGCCGAGCCGCTGGCCCATCGCGCGTCGGTTGCGCGGGAGATCCAGATGGGCCTCGGCCTGCCGCTGCTCATCGTGCTGCCGATCGCGCTGGTGGCGATCATTCTTGCCGTTCGCTTCAGCCTCGATCCGCTGCGTCGGTTCCGTGCTCGGCTGGAGGCGCGCGGCGCCCGCGACCTGTCGGAGGTTCCTGCCAGCGATCTGCCGACGGAGATTGGTCCACTGGCCAAGACGCTCAACGGCCTTCTGGCCCGCTTGCGCGCGGCGTTCGAGGCCGAGCGCAGTTTTGCCGCGAACGCGGCCCACGAGTTGAGAACGCCGCTGGCCGGAGCAATCGCTCAGGCGCAGCGGCTGAGGGCGGAGACGCACGAGCCGGCCACCGAAGTGCGTGCCGCCGAAATTGAGGCGACGCTCAAGCGCCTGACCCGGCTTTCCGAACGCCTCATGCAGCTTGCGCGGGCCGAAGGCGGGCGGCTGCGGATGGACCGGAGCGCCGACCTGAGGGCGGTCGCCCGTGTGGTGGTGGACGATCTCGGACGCGCGACCGCGCCTGGCCGCATTGGGCTCACTCTTCCCGACGCGGCTGTCCAGTCGGACATCGACCCCGATGCCTTCGCCATCCTGTGCCGGAACCTTGTGGAGAACGCCCTCCGTCACGGGGCGGAGAATCTGGCAGTCGAGGTGACGCTGACGGCGGACGGCCGCCTCGTTGTCGCTAACGATGGTCCCGTGGTGCCGCGCGAGATGCTCGACCGCCTGACGGCACGTTTCGAACGGGCGAACGCAAGCACCGATGGCAGCGGGCTTGGCCTCGCCATCGTCGCCGCCATCGCCAACCGGATCGGAAGCTCGCTCGTTCTGAAATCGCCGCGACCTGGCGCAACCTCCGGCTTAGAGGCATCACTCATCTTGCCGACCGATAGCCCCAGGTTCGGCGCCGGGCGCGACGCGTAATCCGCGACAAGTGCCGGAGGATCAGCACACCCGCGCCTGTTCCCGCAACACCGCATAGTCGCTCATCATCTCTGCGATCGCCGAGCCCTCCGGCAGGAGGTCCAGCTCCCCTGCCGCTCGCGCCTGGAACTTCCTACTGTACTCGACGACCGGCGGACACGCCCCTGGCCCGCTACCGTCAGAACCGACCGTCGCGCAGCCGCTCAGCCAGATCGTCGCGAGAACGAGGACGGCGCGCCGCTGCCTCGAGCATTCGCTTTTGGGCGTCATAGGTTTTCTCCATGGTTTCGAGCTGCTCGGTCAGTCGGCCGGCGCGCTCGCCGGAGCGGCGCAGGGAAAGCAGGAACAGCAGGATCGCGAGTGCGATGACGCCGTAGCGGAGCCCAATGCGCGCCCATGCCGATCCGGCGCTCCCGGTGAGCAGCCCGGCGATCACCGTCGCCCCCTCTTCCAGTCGTCGAGCCGGGCGTAGATCGTGACCGCGATACCGCCGAGAGCCACGGCGATGAACACCCAGCGCAGGGTATCGAGATACGGCACAAGCGGCAGGATTGCGGATTGGGTCTCGGCGAGGACGCTCTGCGCCACCTCGACCCCAGCTGCGCCCAGCGTCGCCACGCCTGCCGCACCACCCGCCTTCATGGTGCGGCTCTCGGCCAGCACTTCGCGCGCTGGAGGGGCTTCTTCGGCGAAGGCGGTCGCCCGGACCGGGAACCGCTCGCCCCACTGCCGTGCGGGCCCGAGATCGACATGGATGAACCCCGAGCGCGGATAGAACCCGAAGCCGAGGAACCCGACCTCCCGCGCCGCGGCCTCGAACGCCACCGGGTCGTGGTTCGCCATGGCGATGTCAAAGGCGGCGCCGTCGAGGTGCTTGGAGCGGGTCGCGCCGCCCATGGCGCGGTTGTGCTCGGGGCTGCGATAGGCGGAGCGGACGATCATCGGTTTGCCCAGCCGGTCGCGCAGCGCCTGCAGCTTGTCGAGCGCCGGTTCGTTGATGAGCAGCTTGCCGGTGCCCCGGCAAGCGATCTCGGCCGGGCTGAAGTTCGGCCAAGGCCAAGTGCTTTCAGGCACATCGCGCCAATGGCGGTGGAAGGTCGTCGTCATGGGGGTCCTCCGAAAACGAGTTTCCGGCCCCTCGCTGGGGCTCGGTGCGTTCGCCGCTCGGGAAGGTCCACCGGACCTTCCCGTCTGCCTGTCAGGCAGACCACGGCTCACCCCGCCTCGAGGGCGGGTCATTGCGGGCTGATGAATGGGGATGGGGCGCGGTTACGGGCTGCCGCCGAAGATCTTGAGCTTGATGGCGATGCCCGCGAGCAGCGCCAGCATGACGCCGGTGGTGATCATGCGGACGGCGGTCTGCATGGCGGTGCGGCGCACCAGCCGGATGCAGTCGACCAGGGAGCGCAGATCGCGGATGTCGAGCGCGGCTTCGTCACCGTCGAGGCCGACATCGGCGAGCGCACGCTTCGCGCCTTCCTCGGCCGCCCGGGTCAGGATCGCCTCGAACTCGGCGTCGGGCATGCGCACGAAACCCTCGGATCGGGGTGGGTTCATCGGGATCCTCCTTCCGCCGGTCAGCCGATCTTGCAG
The window above is part of the Rhizobiaceae bacterium genome. Proteins encoded here:
- a CDS encoding cytochrome b/b6 domain-containing protein; protein product: MTDAISHQAPEMNTAPSSKVRVWDPLVRVFHWGLVAAFATAWLTADELQPVHEVAGYTVAGLVAFRLVWGLIGSRYARFAQFLKGPRETLAYLGDMTRGRERRHLGHNPAGAAMVVALLVTLSGTAFTGWLMEDEARLAILPSMPAIVALAWADDDGDEREYGGRGEIEGPLKEVHETLANLMLLLAALHVGGVVLASFRHHENLARAMVTGDKRGAGPGDIA
- a CDS encoding PepSY domain-containing protein: MKKTLTILGFLAVFPAGAALADDDCFVPMADWQPRDAVARLAEENGWTVRRIKIDDGCYEIDGRDAEGRRIEVTVHPATLQVIEFEYEDKDDGDRPRRDREAGDDD
- a CDS encoding response regulator transcription factor; this encodes MRILLIEDDTVLGAAVRDQITADGQSVDWVMRLDAAGGAAKSTSYDLILLDLMLPDGRGIGFLKGLRAQGDVTPVIILTALDQVSDRIEGLNAGADDYLVKPFDLAELSARIGSVARRYSGNPNPIVTHGPLEIDLAARSVHRDGKPVQLTAREWALFEAFLARPGQLLSKAQLEEKLYAFDAEVESNTIEVHVSRLRKKLGASVIETERGMGYRLGKS
- a CDS encoding ATP-binding protein translates to MRWPASLQGRLGLSLGLALTVLWLLAATVTAVIVRGELDEVFDSALQETAERILPLAVTDIVGREDQGVTQRLAPIREHDEFFTYLVRDGEGRILLQSHAADPAVFPPWDGPGFRQTATHRFYSDAALQDTIRITVAEPLAHRASVAREIQMGLGLPLLIVLPIALVAIILAVRFSLDPLRRFRARLEARGARDLSEVPASDLPTEIGPLAKTLNGLLARLRAAFEAERSFAANAAHELRTPLAGAIAQAQRLRAETHEPATEVRAAEIEATLKRLTRLSERLMQLARAEGGRLRMDRSADLRAVARVVVDDLGRATAPGRIGLTLPDAAVQSDIDPDAFAILCRNLVENALRHGAENLAVEVTLTADGRLVVANDGPVVPREMLDRLTARFERANASTDGSGLGLAIVAAIANRIGSSLVLKSPRPGATSGLEASLILPTDSPRFGAGRDA
- a CDS encoding D-Ala-D-Ala carboxypeptidase family metallohydrolase, with the translated sequence MTTTFHRHWRDVPESTWPWPNFSPAEIACRGTGKLLINEPALDKLQALRDRLGKPMIVRSAYRSPEHNRAMGGATRSKHLDGAAFDIAMANHDPVAFEAAAREVGFLGFGFYPRSGFIHVDLGPARQWGERFPVRATAFAEEAPPAREVLAESRTMKAGGAAGVATLGAAGVEVAQSVLAETQSAILPLVPYLDTLRWVFIAVALGGIAVTIYARLDDWKRGRR
- a CDS encoding DUF6127 family protein codes for the protein MNPPRSEGFVRMPDAEFEAILTRAAEEGAKRALADVGLDGDEAALDIRDLRSLVDCIRLVRRTAMQTAVRMITTGVMLALLAGIAIKLKIFGGSP